A stretch of the Lonchura striata isolate bLonStr1 chromosome 17, bLonStr1.mat, whole genome shotgun sequence genome encodes the following:
- the UCKL1 gene encoding uridine-cytidine kinase-like 1 isoform X3, protein MAAAPLPEGAPPEPRDSSSSAESLDRLYPAVGSTKPPRKRTTSQCKSEPPLLRTSKRTIYTAGRPPWYNEHGTQSKEAFVIGLGGGSASGKTTVATMIIEALDVPWVVLLSMDSFYKVLTKQQQEQAASNDFNFDHPDAFDFDLIIATLKKLKQGKSVKIPIYDFTTHSRKKEWKTLYGANVIIFEGIMAFADKELLKLLDLKIFVDTDSDIRLVRRLRRDISERGRDIEGVIKQYNKFVKPAFDQYIQPTMRLADIVVPRGSGNTVAIDLIVQHVHSQLEERKLRWDMAALASAHQCHPLPQTLSVLKSTPQVRGMHTIIRNKETSRDEFIFYSKRLMRLLIEHALSLLPFQSCTVQTPQGHDYEGRTYSGKQITGVSILRAGETMEPALRAVCKDVRIGTILIQTNCNTGEPELHYLRLPKDISEDHVILMDCTVSTGAAAMMAVRVLLDHDVPEDKIFLLSLLMAEMGVHSVAYAFPRVKIITTAVDKKVNDLFRIIPGIGNFGDRYFGTDAPPDWSDDEDALST, encoded by the exons cagcagcagtgctgaatCCCTGGACCGGCTCTATCCCGCCGTGGGCTCCACCAAGCCCCCCCGCAAGCGGACCACCAGCCAGTGCAAGTCTGAGCCCCCGCTGCTGAGGACCAGCAAAAGAACCATCTACACAGCAGGCCGGCCACCCTGGTACAACGAGCACGGGACACAGTCCAAGGAGGCCTTTGTCATAG GCCTGGGAGGAGGCAGCGCCTCTGGGAAGACCACGGTGGCCACCATGATCATTGAAGCTCTTGATGTCCCGTGGGTGGTTCTGCTGTCCATGGACTCCTTCTACAAG GTGCTGaccaagcagcagcaggagcaggcagccagCAATGACTTCAACTTTGACCACCCCGATGCCTTTGACTTTGACCTCATCATCGCCACCCTGAAGAAGCTGAAGCAAGGCAAGAGCGTCAAGATCCCCATCTACGACTTCACCACCCACAGCCGGAAGAAGGAATGG AAAACCCTGTATGGTGCCAATGTGATTATCTTTGAAGGCATCATGGCATTTGCAGACAAGGAGCTCCTAAAG CTCTTGGATCTGAAGATATTCGTGGACACGGACTCGGACATCCGCCTGGTGCGCCGCCTGCGCAGGGACATCAGCGAGCGAGGCCGGGACATCGAAGGTGTCATCAAGCAGTACAACAAGTTTGTCAAGCCCGCCTTCGACCAGTACATCCAGCCCACCATGCGCCTGGCTGACATCGTGGTCCCCCGAG GGAGTGGAAACACTGTGGCCATCGACCTGATTGTTCAGCACGTCCACAGCCAGCTGGAAGAG AGGAAGCTGCGCTGGGATAT GGCTGCCCTGGCCTCTGCCCACCAGTGCCACCCACTTCCTCAGACCCTCAGTGTGCTGAAGAGCACCCCTCAGGTGAGGGGCATGCACACCATCATCAG AAACAAGGAGACCAGCAGAGACGAGTTCATTTTCTACTCCAAAAGGTTGATGCGGTTGCTGATTGAGCACGcgctctccctgctcccattccAG AGTTGCACAGTCCAGACCCCTCAGGGGCATGACTATGAAGGGAGGACATACAGTGGGAAGCAA ATCACCGGGGTGTCCATCCTGCGAGCAGGAGAGACGATGGAGCCAGCGCTGCGCGCCGTGTGCAAGGACGTCCGCATCGGCACCATCCTCATCCAGACCAACTGCAACACTGGCGAGCCAGAG CTCCACTACCTGCGGCTGCCGAAGGACATCAGCGAAGACCACGTCATCCTGATGGACTGCACGGTCTCCACGGGCGCCGCAGCCATGATGGCAGTGAGGGTGCTGCTG GATCATGATGTCCCAGAGGACAAGAtcttcctgctctccctgctcatggcagagaTGGGTGTGCACTCGGTCGCCTATGCGTTCCCCCGGGTGAAGATCATCACCACAGCTGTGGACAAGAAGGTGAATGACCTCTTTCGGATAATCCCCGGCATCG GGAATTTTGGTGATCGGTACTTTGGGACGGACGCTCCTCCTGACTGGAGTGATGATGAGGATGCTCTTAGCACTTAG
- the LOC110469030 gene encoding uncharacterized protein LOC110469030 yields the protein MRVRMISAASVLVLLFLPSETCSPLQWPRGPSRRLTLAPQLTWEPWMGAPRPPVPATDPLPQRLCLFHGAELGPAPRARRALQTGKRRDGKPNSLDLTFHLLREFLEMSREERLAQKALSNKLLLQSIGK from the coding sequence ATGCGGGTCAGGATGATTTCAGCTGCCTCCGTCCTCGTCCTGCTCTTCCTGCCCTCGGAGACCTGCTCCCCGCTGCAGTGGCCCCGGGGTCCGTCCCGCAGGCTGACCCTGGCCCCACAGCTCACCTGGGAGCCCTGGATGGGAGCCCCGAGACCTCCGGTCCCCGCCACCGATCCCCTGCCCCAAAGACTGTGCCTGTTCCACGGGGCAGAGCTCGGCCCGGCCCCCCGAGCCCGGCGGGCGCTGCAAACCGGCAAGAGGCGAGACGGAAAACCCAACTCGTTGGATCTCACCTTCCACCTCCTCCGCGAGTTCCTGGAGATGTCCCGGGAGGAGAGACTGGCCCAGAAGGCGCTCAGCAATAAGCTCTTGCTGCAGAGCATAGGGAAATGA
- the UCKL1 gene encoding uridine-cytidine kinase-like 1 isoform X4 — MAAAPLPEGAPPEPRDSSSAESLDRLYPAVGSTKPPRKRTTSQCKSEPPLLRTSKRTIYTAGRPPWYNEHGTQSKEAFVIGLGGGSASGKTTVATMIIEALDVPWVVLLSMDSFYKVLTKQQQEQAASNDFNFDHPDAFDFDLIIATLKKLKQGKSVKIPIYDFTTHSRKKEWKTLYGANVIIFEGIMAFADKELLKLLDLKIFVDTDSDIRLVRRLRRDISERGRDIEGVIKQYNKFVKPAFDQYIQPTMRLADIVVPRGSGNTVAIDLIVQHVHSQLEERKLRWDMAALASAHQCHPLPQTLSVLKSTPQVRGMHTIIRNKETSRDEFIFYSKRLMRLLIEHALSLLPFQSCTVQTPQGHDYEGRTYSGKQITGVSILRAGETMEPALRAVCKDVRIGTILIQTNCNTGEPELHYLRLPKDISEDHVILMDCTVSTGAAAMMAVRVLLDHDVPEDKIFLLSLLMAEMGVHSVAYAFPRVKIITTAVDKKVNDLFRIIPGIGNFGDRYFGTDAPPDWSDDEDALST; from the exons cagcagtgctgaatCCCTGGACCGGCTCTATCCCGCCGTGGGCTCCACCAAGCCCCCCCGCAAGCGGACCACCAGCCAGTGCAAGTCTGAGCCCCCGCTGCTGAGGACCAGCAAAAGAACCATCTACACAGCAGGCCGGCCACCCTGGTACAACGAGCACGGGACACAGTCCAAGGAGGCCTTTGTCATAG GCCTGGGAGGAGGCAGCGCCTCTGGGAAGACCACGGTGGCCACCATGATCATTGAAGCTCTTGATGTCCCGTGGGTGGTTCTGCTGTCCATGGACTCCTTCTACAAG GTGCTGaccaagcagcagcaggagcaggcagccagCAATGACTTCAACTTTGACCACCCCGATGCCTTTGACTTTGACCTCATCATCGCCACCCTGAAGAAGCTGAAGCAAGGCAAGAGCGTCAAGATCCCCATCTACGACTTCACCACCCACAGCCGGAAGAAGGAATGG AAAACCCTGTATGGTGCCAATGTGATTATCTTTGAAGGCATCATGGCATTTGCAGACAAGGAGCTCCTAAAG CTCTTGGATCTGAAGATATTCGTGGACACGGACTCGGACATCCGCCTGGTGCGCCGCCTGCGCAGGGACATCAGCGAGCGAGGCCGGGACATCGAAGGTGTCATCAAGCAGTACAACAAGTTTGTCAAGCCCGCCTTCGACCAGTACATCCAGCCCACCATGCGCCTGGCTGACATCGTGGTCCCCCGAG GGAGTGGAAACACTGTGGCCATCGACCTGATTGTTCAGCACGTCCACAGCCAGCTGGAAGAG AGGAAGCTGCGCTGGGATAT GGCTGCCCTGGCCTCTGCCCACCAGTGCCACCCACTTCCTCAGACCCTCAGTGTGCTGAAGAGCACCCCTCAGGTGAGGGGCATGCACACCATCATCAG AAACAAGGAGACCAGCAGAGACGAGTTCATTTTCTACTCCAAAAGGTTGATGCGGTTGCTGATTGAGCACGcgctctccctgctcccattccAG AGTTGCACAGTCCAGACCCCTCAGGGGCATGACTATGAAGGGAGGACATACAGTGGGAAGCAA ATCACCGGGGTGTCCATCCTGCGAGCAGGAGAGACGATGGAGCCAGCGCTGCGCGCCGTGTGCAAGGACGTCCGCATCGGCACCATCCTCATCCAGACCAACTGCAACACTGGCGAGCCAGAG CTCCACTACCTGCGGCTGCCGAAGGACATCAGCGAAGACCACGTCATCCTGATGGACTGCACGGTCTCCACGGGCGCCGCAGCCATGATGGCAGTGAGGGTGCTGCTG GATCATGATGTCCCAGAGGACAAGAtcttcctgctctccctgctcatggcagagaTGGGTGTGCACTCGGTCGCCTATGCGTTCCCCCGGGTGAAGATCATCACCACAGCTGTGGACAAGAAGGTGAATGACCTCTTTCGGATAATCCCCGGCATCG GGAATTTTGGTGATCGGTACTTTGGGACGGACGCTCCTCCTGACTGGAGTGATGATGAGGATGCTCTTAGCACTTAG
- the UCKL1 gene encoding uridine-cytidine kinase-like 1 isoform X2 encodes MSSPPAFSSVRISGCWALGPDGGSSAESLDRLYPAVGSTKPPRKRTTSQCKSEPPLLRTSKRTIYTAGRPPWYNEHGTQSKEAFVIGLGGGSASGKTTVATMIIEALDVPWVVLLSMDSFYKVLTKQQQEQAASNDFNFDHPDAFDFDLIIATLKKLKQGKSVKIPIYDFTTHSRKKEWKTLYGANVIIFEGIMAFADKELLKLLDLKIFVDTDSDIRLVRRLRRDISERGRDIEGVIKQYNKFVKPAFDQYIQPTMRLADIVVPRGSGNTVAIDLIVQHVHSQLEERELSVRAALASAHQCHPLPQTLSVLKSTPQVRGMHTIIRNKETSRDEFIFYSKRLMRLLIEHALSLLPFQSCTVQTPQGHDYEGRTYSGKQITGVSILRAGETMEPALRAVCKDVRIGTILIQTNCNTGEPELHYLRLPKDISEDHVILMDCTVSTGAAAMMAVRVLLDHDVPEDKIFLLSLLMAEMGVHSVAYAFPRVKIITTAVDKKVNDLFRIIPGIGNFGDRYFGTDAPPDWSDDEDALST; translated from the exons cagcagtgctgaatCCCTGGACCGGCTCTATCCCGCCGTGGGCTCCACCAAGCCCCCCCGCAAGCGGACCACCAGCCAGTGCAAGTCTGAGCCCCCGCTGCTGAGGACCAGCAAAAGAACCATCTACACAGCAGGCCGGCCACCCTGGTACAACGAGCACGGGACACAGTCCAAGGAGGCCTTTGTCATAG GCCTGGGAGGAGGCAGCGCCTCTGGGAAGACCACGGTGGCCACCATGATCATTGAAGCTCTTGATGTCCCGTGGGTGGTTCTGCTGTCCATGGACTCCTTCTACAAG GTGCTGaccaagcagcagcaggagcaggcagccagCAATGACTTCAACTTTGACCACCCCGATGCCTTTGACTTTGACCTCATCATCGCCACCCTGAAGAAGCTGAAGCAAGGCAAGAGCGTCAAGATCCCCATCTACGACTTCACCACCCACAGCCGGAAGAAGGAATGG AAAACCCTGTATGGTGCCAATGTGATTATCTTTGAAGGCATCATGGCATTTGCAGACAAGGAGCTCCTAAAG CTCTTGGATCTGAAGATATTCGTGGACACGGACTCGGACATCCGCCTGGTGCGCCGCCTGCGCAGGGACATCAGCGAGCGAGGCCGGGACATCGAAGGTGTCATCAAGCAGTACAACAAGTTTGTCAAGCCCGCCTTCGACCAGTACATCCAGCCCACCATGCGCCTGGCTGACATCGTGGTCCCCCGAG GGAGTGGAAACACTGTGGCCATCGACCTGATTGTTCAGCACGTCCACAGCCAGCTGGAAGAG CGTGAACTCAGTGTCAG GGCTGCCCTGGCCTCTGCCCACCAGTGCCACCCACTTCCTCAGACCCTCAGTGTGCTGAAGAGCACCCCTCAGGTGAGGGGCATGCACACCATCATCAG AAACAAGGAGACCAGCAGAGACGAGTTCATTTTCTACTCCAAAAGGTTGATGCGGTTGCTGATTGAGCACGcgctctccctgctcccattccAG AGTTGCACAGTCCAGACCCCTCAGGGGCATGACTATGAAGGGAGGACATACAGTGGGAAGCAA ATCACCGGGGTGTCCATCCTGCGAGCAGGAGAGACGATGGAGCCAGCGCTGCGCGCCGTGTGCAAGGACGTCCGCATCGGCACCATCCTCATCCAGACCAACTGCAACACTGGCGAGCCAGAG CTCCACTACCTGCGGCTGCCGAAGGACATCAGCGAAGACCACGTCATCCTGATGGACTGCACGGTCTCCACGGGCGCCGCAGCCATGATGGCAGTGAGGGTGCTGCTG GATCATGATGTCCCAGAGGACAAGAtcttcctgctctccctgctcatggcagagaTGGGTGTGCACTCGGTCGCCTATGCGTTCCCCCGGGTGAAGATCATCACCACAGCTGTGGACAAGAAGGTGAATGACCTCTTTCGGATAATCCCCGGCATCG GGAATTTTGGTGATCGGTACTTTGGGACGGACGCTCCTCCTGACTGGAGTGATGATGAGGATGCTCTTAGCACTTAG
- the UCKL1 gene encoding uridine-cytidine kinase-like 1 isoform X1, translating into MSSPPAFSSVRISGCWALGPDGGSSAESLDRLYPAVGSTKPPRKRTTSQCKSEPPLLRTSKRTIYTAGRPPWYNEHGTQSKEAFVIGLGGGSASGKTTVATMIIEALDVPWVVLLSMDSFYKVLTKQQQEQAASNDFNFDHPDAFDFDLIIATLKKLKQGKSVKIPIYDFTTHSRKKEWKTLYGANVIIFEGIMAFADKELLKLLDLKIFVDTDSDIRLVRRLRRDISERGRDIEGVIKQYNKFVKPAFDQYIQPTMRLADIVVPRGSGNTVAIDLIVQHVHSQLEERKLRWDMAALASAHQCHPLPQTLSVLKSTPQVRGMHTIIRNKETSRDEFIFYSKRLMRLLIEHALSLLPFQSCTVQTPQGHDYEGRTYSGKQITGVSILRAGETMEPALRAVCKDVRIGTILIQTNCNTGEPELHYLRLPKDISEDHVILMDCTVSTGAAAMMAVRVLLDHDVPEDKIFLLSLLMAEMGVHSVAYAFPRVKIITTAVDKKVNDLFRIIPGIGNFGDRYFGTDAPPDWSDDEDALST; encoded by the exons cagcagtgctgaatCCCTGGACCGGCTCTATCCCGCCGTGGGCTCCACCAAGCCCCCCCGCAAGCGGACCACCAGCCAGTGCAAGTCTGAGCCCCCGCTGCTGAGGACCAGCAAAAGAACCATCTACACAGCAGGCCGGCCACCCTGGTACAACGAGCACGGGACACAGTCCAAGGAGGCCTTTGTCATAG GCCTGGGAGGAGGCAGCGCCTCTGGGAAGACCACGGTGGCCACCATGATCATTGAAGCTCTTGATGTCCCGTGGGTGGTTCTGCTGTCCATGGACTCCTTCTACAAG GTGCTGaccaagcagcagcaggagcaggcagccagCAATGACTTCAACTTTGACCACCCCGATGCCTTTGACTTTGACCTCATCATCGCCACCCTGAAGAAGCTGAAGCAAGGCAAGAGCGTCAAGATCCCCATCTACGACTTCACCACCCACAGCCGGAAGAAGGAATGG AAAACCCTGTATGGTGCCAATGTGATTATCTTTGAAGGCATCATGGCATTTGCAGACAAGGAGCTCCTAAAG CTCTTGGATCTGAAGATATTCGTGGACACGGACTCGGACATCCGCCTGGTGCGCCGCCTGCGCAGGGACATCAGCGAGCGAGGCCGGGACATCGAAGGTGTCATCAAGCAGTACAACAAGTTTGTCAAGCCCGCCTTCGACCAGTACATCCAGCCCACCATGCGCCTGGCTGACATCGTGGTCCCCCGAG GGAGTGGAAACACTGTGGCCATCGACCTGATTGTTCAGCACGTCCACAGCCAGCTGGAAGAG AGGAAGCTGCGCTGGGATAT GGCTGCCCTGGCCTCTGCCCACCAGTGCCACCCACTTCCTCAGACCCTCAGTGTGCTGAAGAGCACCCCTCAGGTGAGGGGCATGCACACCATCATCAG AAACAAGGAGACCAGCAGAGACGAGTTCATTTTCTACTCCAAAAGGTTGATGCGGTTGCTGATTGAGCACGcgctctccctgctcccattccAG AGTTGCACAGTCCAGACCCCTCAGGGGCATGACTATGAAGGGAGGACATACAGTGGGAAGCAA ATCACCGGGGTGTCCATCCTGCGAGCAGGAGAGACGATGGAGCCAGCGCTGCGCGCCGTGTGCAAGGACGTCCGCATCGGCACCATCCTCATCCAGACCAACTGCAACACTGGCGAGCCAGAG CTCCACTACCTGCGGCTGCCGAAGGACATCAGCGAAGACCACGTCATCCTGATGGACTGCACGGTCTCCACGGGCGCCGCAGCCATGATGGCAGTGAGGGTGCTGCTG GATCATGATGTCCCAGAGGACAAGAtcttcctgctctccctgctcatggcagagaTGGGTGTGCACTCGGTCGCCTATGCGTTCCCCCGGGTGAAGATCATCACCACAGCTGTGGACAAGAAGGTGAATGACCTCTTTCGGATAATCCCCGGCATCG GGAATTTTGGTGATCGGTACTTTGGGACGGACGCTCCTCCTGACTGGAGTGATGATGAGGATGCTCTTAGCACTTAG